In the genome of Brachypodium distachyon strain Bd21 chromosome 3, Brachypodium_distachyon_v3.0, whole genome shotgun sequence, the window TCATCAAAGAGAACTACTGTGTAAGGGCGACGGCGAACTGCTTCAGTTAATTGACCACCCTCGGTATAGCCAACATATCCAGGTGGTGACCCAATTAGTTTGGAGACAGTATGTCTCTCCATGAACTCACTCATATCAAGTCTGATCATGGCTTCCTCAGAGCCAAAGTAGTATGATGCCAAAGCTTTGGCCAGTTCTGACTTACCAACACCGGTTGGTCCAGAGAATATGAAACTTGCAATAGGCCTGTTTGGATTCTTCAGGCCAACACGGGCTCGGCGGATTGCACGGCTAATAGCTTTGACAGCCTCATCCTGACCGATAATACGTTGATGCAGTGTTTCCTCCATCTTCAGGAGACGGTCAGATTCATCAGAGGAGACCTTCTCGACAGGTATTCCAGTCCAAGAGGACACAATGTGCTGAATATCTGCCTCTGTGACCAAAGGACCAACTTCACCAGACTCTGTCTCTGCCTTAACCATTTCCTTGCTTTTGTCAATGATGGCCGTAATCTGTGCCTTCAGTTCCATCTCTTTGTCTCTTAGTTCCCCAGCCTGTCAAAACAATAGATGGCAGGAACATatcaaaaggaaaatactGGTGAGGGAAGACTCTTCAAAGTTCAAAGGCTGACCAATCGGGAAGAAGTTTCGCCATGCACATaaaactagtactccctccattcaataaagattggcacggctttgaactagctctagttcaaagccatcaatctttatggaacagagggagtactgactccatccaaaataaattatgtTAGTACTTTGCAATGTATCCAATATGCAACTCAACTTTTGTATGAAAATGTAAATAAAAATTACTGCCTCTATTAAAAAAACCTTCAAAAACATGACTTGTAGAAAGCATGCAGTCAAACTTCTCCACCTTTGACAACAAAGTAACAAACAAACTATTTTGATTTATTAAGTAAAAACGATATCATTACATTTGTCATAAAAATAGTTCCAAAATATGTAATTTTTCTAACTTTTTACAAACATACATATGTGAAAGCAAACATAAAAGTTGTGTCTCGGAGACTGCCATGTTTAAATGCCAGATATATTTCTGAAAAGCAGTAAAAGAAAATGTATTGTGAAACTGTTTTTCAGAACAAATTTAATGATACCAGTTGCACCTAACAAACCTAAATACCCCCTCTTCCCATTTTATAAGTCAGATAAAATTTGTTGGCAATATCAAGGAGTTCAGGTGCGGCTCCAATTTAATGGAGCGACACTTTTACTCTGAGCCACAGTGACTCGCTACGACACTAGATTGTATCGGCAACCAATATCCGCATCAATGCTATGCATGTACAGAATGCTTGGTCTTGCTGCCCTTCTACTACTACTCATTAGGCATCCAACAGTCACAGCATGCTGTATCGATGACACACGGAAACCAAAATGTAAGCATGCATGCGCTAGTTAATTGCACCTATTTTATGGGAAGAGGAAGTAATTTTTTATACTAGTTAAAAATACACTATTGATCATGACCAAGGCTGTCAACATCCGGATACCAGGTACTATCTTATTTTGGGGCAGCAGTCTCTCAATCGTGGGATCATATCATAGCATCACGATAGTAAGACGTGGTTTTCAGTTCAAGTATAGTTAATTTATATATAACAGAAAATAGCTCAGAATGATTTTTTCAATACAATTATCTAGAATAGCAAGAAATATAGAGTATAGTATCATCACTGgccaaaaaaataatgatTAAGACATACACATAAGTGCATGATCTAGCATGCAATAGAGCCAATGTAAGCGTGTGAGACAAATAAATCAATATACAAATAATACCCAGATTAGTTAGCAGATCCTCAAAGAAATAATTAGACCTGCAGAGCCCTATGGCCATTGATCTTGCAGCTCACAGCCTACAAATAGGCAGCCCACATGCAACGTCATAACTAGCAAGCACATACCTCATTCAGTCCCACCTCACGGAATTAGAGAGGTTGCAAGAGACTTAAATACCAGGGCTGCCGGACCAGCAGCAAGTATCAGCCTCAACCGGGCCTTTGCTAACGTGTTGCTGTTGTGCTGGGTGTGGGATTGATGTGAGTCGATCCATGTCGCAATTCTACCGATTTCACGCTACAGAGTGATCCCGGGGCCATTACCAGATTAAGATCTGGAGTACAATATGTATCATTTCAAATACAGTTGGATCGTAAAATCATACGCTACTATGATATGTATCGCGATATTGAAAACCTTGGTCATGACATCAAACAGTGACAAGATTAAATATGTCAAATAGACACTATTGATCATGATCAATATCTTGCCTGCACACAATCAAAATTGGCATCTATCTGGAACAGAGGTAGTGCCACACATTATCAATATAGCAGGCATTtttggaagaaagaaaattaacCCAGAGCAAATTTTGTGCAAATACCTTCTCAAAATCTTGGCCGCGTACTGCCTCGTTCTTATCCTTGGTAACCTTGCGAAGTTCTTTGTCCAATTCTTTTGCCTCATCAGGGAGCTGCAACACAATTTCATCCTAGATTGGTAAGCTTCACTGTTTGTCAACTCAGGAATAGTAAGCTGTGTGCTTATACCTGGGCATGCCTAAGCCTGACACGTGATCCAGCTTCATCAATCAAGTCGATAGCTTTGTCAGGTAGGAAACGATCACTGTATTTCAACAATATAAAATTTTACTaactgaacaaaaaaaaatggaatattTGTAAGTACAGCAAAGCTCTTGTTCATTATTTATCTTTGTTCTAGACTCGGAGTGAGACCCAAAGACCAATTTGCGCATCTAGGTTTGTGACAACGAAACTACAGTTGTAAAAATTAATATCACTAGGCTGGACCAAAATTAATATCAGCCTCCATACCCCCTGCACGTGAAcattttctttcatttcattCTAATGGGGAGCTAAATAACTAGGCGATATTAGTGGCACTGAGATGAAGGCTCGAAAAAATGCAAGTCTGCAGTGTAAAGTCTGAACTGTTTGTTGTTGATTATTGATATCACTATTGTTTTACAATTCTAGCAGCTGATCACATCAGACACTTCAacggcataaaaaaaaattcaattctACTAGCTGATCACAGACTTCAATggcagaaaaataataaattcAATGAGTAGGTGGATATCTGATTAGGAGGTTACTGAAGTaacatcttttgttgcaaTTATCATAAACAATGTCGCTATACTGAACTTTCtagttttcttctcttctacAATCTTCAGTAGCTTTATGCTATGGACAAACTAATAAAACATGTTGGCTTTACATATTGCAAAAGGCACCACATGGGGAACCACTATAACATTGGATTACTTGCCCACATTGATGTAAATTAAATTTACAAAAACAGGCCGAGAATCATTGTTGTTAAACAGTACATGTGCAACTTCAAATCAAGTTAGTATTGCAAGACAGGACAAACTTTAACCGCAAAACACTTTAAGCATTCATCAGAAGTAACCAGATCTAACTAATGCTAACAAACCTGATATACTGATACGACAACTTCGCAGCAGCAGTAAGAGCATCATCTGTGTATCGCAGCTTATGGTGAAGCTCATATCTCTCACGGAGGCCTCTCAAAATTTGTATGGTTTCATCAACAGTTGGTTCAGGAACCTTGACTGGTTGAAATCTTCTCTCCAGTGCTGGATCTTTCTCAATATGCTTTCTGTACTCATCCAGCGTTGTGGCCCCAATACACTGAagaaataaatacataaaTCACATAGAGAAGGTAAATATAGATATGCGATTGATGTGATCTATCATTGTTCCCAGTCAACTTGAATACAATTTGCATAAAACTTCAAGTCTCCCATGGAACAATTGTTTTTTCAAATCTAATATACAGAACCAAAAGAAGGGAGCAAGGTAAACATAAAAGGTTGACAACATTTTTCTACCACTTACCTGCAGTTCACCTCTAGCAAGAGCAGGTTTCAAGATGTTGGCTGCATCAATTGCACCCTCAGCCGCACCTGCTCCAATCAAAGTGTGCACTTCATCAATGAAGAGAATAATATCATCACTTTGCTTAATTTCCTCCATAAGCTTCTTCAGCCTTTCTTCAAATTCTCCGCGATATTTGGTACCAGCAACAAGCAGCCCCATATCGAGTGTAATAACCTAAGTAGCAAAAATAACAACAAATCAATTTCTTGGAACAACACTGAAATATCATAGGAAATAGGGAATGCATGTTCTCATGTTTCATCCAGTAGCAAAGTTTATCGTGTGGATACCTATCAGACATGGAGCACAATGATTTTGCGCAGATAATTTAAATCCGACAAAGGACAAGCTTATGCAGACAccaataaaaacaaaaacagtacACAACTCAATAATTTTGAACTAACCTTTTTTCCTTCAATTGTTTCTGGAACATCCCCATTGGTAATACGCTGTGCAAGCCCCTCGGCGATAGCAGTCTTGCCAACACCAGGCTCTCCGATCAGGCAGGGGTTATTCTTTGTTCGCCTTCCTAATATTTGGGTGACACGCTCAATTTGGTCCTGCCTGCCAACAACTGGATCTAGTTTACCCTGCAAAATAGATTAACACATTCACATCTAATATAATGCAGCAAACCAAGTGCAGCAATGACGAATGAAATTTACCTCTTCAGCTAACTTAGTCAAATTAGTACCGTATTCCTCAAGTGTAGGCATTTTTTGACCACTGCTTCCACCACCAACACCAGCACCAACAGCTTCTGTGCTTTCACCAACCATCCTTATGACCTGCATAGCAAGTCATATATCATGTCCAACATAGTGCAATTTGAAACATTTCAACTGAAAGACCAAGGTCAGAGGATTGCCTGTGTGCGAATGTTGTTTGGATCAGCACCGAGACTTTCTAGCACTCGGGCAGCCACACCTTCACCTTCACGAAGCAGGCCCAAGAGTAAGTGTTCAGATCCTATGTAATTATGCCCTGAACAATGAAGAACCATGGTTAGAAGCTATCACTCGACCTTCTCATGGATAACTAGGACATAAAACAGCAAATGGACGTCTATTGTTGGCTGTTAGAAGTTTCACATCTTGTGGTCATATACAATCTAATGCAGCAACGTGGATATGACATATAGGAAAGTTGATCACATAGCAAATTCAAAGTAAAGTAGAATAGTAGGTTACGTAGCATACTTAAACCGCTACAGTAAAACTTACTTGGAGACAAGCGCACATCTCATCTTATCATAACAATATGAGTTTATATAAATCTGAAGCACCAAAAATCATTTCTCTTATACAGATTCAAGTGCATATCCTTTTTACTCTAGTATCTGATTCTAGCTAGTCATTCGCTGATCACATCGCCAAAGTATATcattaaaaaagaagagagaaattTCATGTCGAAAGAGAAAATCATGTTCTGGTAAGAAGCAATAGAAAATATACGGGACGGTGATAGGAATACAAGAGATGGACATGGTTACGAATGAACAGTGGAAAAATATAGATAACTTGCACTGTCCACATAAAGCATAACAAATAACATGAGCTTAAGTTGATGGGTAATAAAAAGGTCAGTACCAAGCTGACGAGCTTCTTCAAGCGACAGTTCCAATACACGTTTTGCACGGGGTGTGAATGGGATCTCAACAGCCACAAACCCACTGCCTCGTCCAATGATCTTCTCAACTTCTACACGAGCATCCTTAAGATTAATGCCCATTGACTTAAGAACCTTAGCTGCAATGCCGGTACCCTCACCGATAAGGCCAAGCAGGATTTGCTCTGTCCCGACAAAATTGTGGCCTAGCCGTCTTGCCTCCTCTTGGGCGAGCATAATCACCTTGATTGCCTTCTCTGTAAAGCGCTCAAACATGGCACGCACAACCATTCGAGACCCCTTTCCCCTCGGCCGTGCAAGCTGATGTGCTACAATAGAGCCAAAGTCACGTCTAACCACAGATCTTGTGTCCAAAAAATTTGCCCTCCGCAGTCCTTGAAAACCCCCTAGGGTCATGGTCTGCGTCCGCATACTGCATACCGATGCTGCCCTCACTGATGTTGCCCTTGCACGCGCACGGACCTGAGCACCGCTGTTATATATTGTAGGGACAATTGCTGACTGAACCAGAGCCCCCTCCATGTCGGTATGTCTAAAGGAAGCCCCAAGCAACCCTTTTACCAAGACCTGAAAATGTATTGCTGATTATGGTAAGCATCACAATATGCCGAAATGGTCATGAATGGAGCTAAGATAGACACTTTATGGGATAAGAGCAAGTAAACAACGCCCTGTACGGCGAGAAAGTTCCATAGTCATCCAAATCCACACTCAACTAAGCCCATATGGGAGCGGCAGAAGAATTGCATATAAAGAAGTCAACCATGACAGTTTCTCCCATGGATATACAGATAAGGAGGTGCTGCCAATCCACTGATAGTGGCACTCGCAACCCTAATAGCCGATATACTCCATAAGAGTAACTCCAGGAGCTGCCCTATCCGATGCCGATAGTCGTATTCAAGGGTTTtgagcaaaaacaaaaacaaaacaaaaactggtCCGGCAGCTTCACCATCCGACTCCCCAAATCCCTTCCAGGATCCCCCAAACTCGGGTTTGGGGCTCCCCATCCCCCAACGACTCCGACGGAAAGCTCCCCCCCCGCGAAGTATGCTCTCCCTTCCCATTCCCCTTTCTCTGGCGCTCCCGCTGCGGCCGGACTAGACGCAGCTACACTGACTGGGCTGGGCAGGAAGGGGAGAACAGGAGGACGTAGAAAGTCAGAGGTTAGGCACGGCGGCGTACCAGATATGGACGGGGCGTCGATGGGACCCGGAAGGCGAAGTGGATCCGGCGCACGGCGTCGAGGGGAGcccgttggcggcggcggcgggtgacgACGGTTGATGCTACGCTACGCCACCCTAGGAGAGGGGAGGGGACTCGGCGAGGAGGATTCAGGAAGAAGGGATATGGAGCTCATACAGGAGGAGGGCAAGGGGAAGCAAGAGATAAGAAGAGCCGGCTACGTCACGTCAGCCACGGCACGCAATTTTTACATTCATTGTAAATAAAAACGAAAGAAAACTGTTACAACTAAAAAAACACAGAGAAAACAATCATTAAAATACATTTAAGTCTAACTGGCATCCTGCAAGCAAATAGTTCTTTTTAATAGCGAAAATTATGACGATGCGCGTTCGCACGTTGGTTTCTCCACTCTCGAGCGCATCTAGTGCTGCGTTGGCTCCTGCCGTGCTAGCGCTAGGTGCTGTTGTTAAGCTAGGTGAataggtgcatgcatgcatacatttTTTCCTACTGTCACGCTGGCTCCTGCTGCATCTGCGCGGATGGTGTGATATGTGCTGATGCTTAGATAAGTGGCTagccacatgcatgcattgtttttttttctttctatttctaCAGAAATTATAATGACAAGCATGTTTGCTCTCTCGTGGTCTTGTTCGTCGTTGTTGTCGTGTCCGTCCATGGTGCCCTCACCGCCGCGCGCTATGCCCGcttcctcgcgccgccgcactGAGCCGTGCCCGCCGCCTCGTGTGGCCTGCCCGCACCCGTGCGCCATCCCCGCCACCACGTGCCGCCCCAGCCGGCACCGGCCTGCGCCGCACCCGCCTCTGCACACCTCTCCCATCGCCGCCACGAGCCGTACCTGTCGTTGCCGCACGCGGTAGATGTCGTGCCGTGGCTGCTTGCTCATTTTGCCCGCCAGTAGCGGGGGCAAAAACGCTCCTCGCCCACAAGGACATAATCGATTTGTCAGCGTCGTAGCTAGCtgctttattttgtttcgGGACGAATCAGGCTGCTTGTCCGCAAATCGTAATCGAGAGGTGGATTCAGCGGTGATGTCTCTGCCGCAAGGCTTGCATGAGGGAGGAGCCCCGGCAAGATTCAGTGTTACGATGACGGAATCGAGCGGTGGGTGCTAGATTTTGATCGAAACGGACATATATACAATGGCTAAATGTGTCCATTAGGGTGTGGCAGTTTGTGTTCAACAAAGATGGCAATTTATCTGTATCATGCATGGCAAATCATGTTCATCAGAGGTGGCAATTTGTCTGCATTAgaggtggcaatttgtgttcacCGGAGGTGCCAACGAGTGTGCATTAAGGATGGCAATGAGTGTGCGTTAGGGTGGCAATTTAAGTACATATGAGGCTGGCAATTTGTGTGTATTAGGGGTGCTAATTTATGTGCATTggggaaaacaaaaatatagatTTGTGTGTGTCGTTTCAAATGAATGTGGTAGCTTAATTTGGAGTGAAGGAAATGTGGGATGCAATGATGGGTGCTAGACTTTAACCGAAATGGATGGACGTACATGGTTATGTGTGTTCATTAGAGGGTGGCAATCTGTGTTCATTAGGGTGTGACAATTTGTGTGTACTATGGGTCACAATTGTGTTCACTAggggtggcaatttgtattCACTAGGGGTGGCAATTTCTGTGCATTAAGGTGTCAATTTGTGTGCATTaagggtggcaatttgtgttcattagagGATTACAATTTATGTGCATCAGGGGTGGTTATTTTTGTTCATTAGGGTGGCAATTTTTGTTCATTAGAGGGTGACAATTTGTTTGCATTAGGGGTGGCAATTTGCCTGCAGTAAGAGAGACATGTAGATAAGGTTTAAGTGAGATCATTTTAAATGGAGATGGTATCTTAATTTAGAGTTGAGGAGACGCAGGATGCGGTGGTGCGTGGTCGATTTTTTACCGAAATATATGTGCACTGTTATTGTGTTCATTTGAGAGTGCAAATTATATTAATTAGGGATGATGATTTGTGTGTATCACGGGCAGCAAGGGAGATAGGGTTTGTATGAGATATGATGAGCTGACGCGGATTGACCGGCACCGTCACGTGTTGTACCTATAGCGCAACCGTCGCGCGATATTGTAACTTTATATGTTGGAGAGTGTCAACTTTATATACCGTAGGTTGGCAACTtttaatatgattttttttttgtcgaaaCATATCAATATGAGATCTTGTTTTGAAGATCTCATCGAAACATAATTAACCACGAAGACGGATCTTAAATCGAATGTTCGGTTTGAGAGATATAACATTTTAAAGTTGCATTT includes:
- the LOC100833605 gene encoding chaperone protein ClpC1, chloroplastic translates to MEGALVQSAIVPTIYNSGAQVRARARATSVRAASVCSMRTQTMTLGGFQGLRRANFLDTRSVVRRDFGSIVAHQLARPRGKGSRMVVRAMFERFTEKAIKVIMLAQEEARRLGHNFVGTEQILLGLIGEGTGIAAKVLKSMGINLKDARVEVEKIIGRGSGFVAVEIPFTPRAKRVLELSLEEARQLGHNYIGSEHLLLGLLREGEGVAARVLESLGADPNNIRTQVIRMVGESTEAVGAGVGGGSSGQKMPTLEEYGTNLTKLAEEGKLDPVVGRQDQIERVTQILGRRTKNNPCLIGEPGVGKTAIAEGLAQRITNGDVPETIEGKKVITLDMGLLVAGTKYRGEFEERLKKLMEEIKQSDDIILFIDEVHTLIGAGAAEGAIDAANILKPALARGELQCIGATTLDEYRKHIEKDPALERRFQPVKVPEPTVDETIQILRGLRERYELHHKLRYTDDALTAAAKLSYQYISDRFLPDKAIDLIDEAGSRVRLRHAQLPDEAKELDKELRKVTKDKNEAVRGQDFEKAGELRDKEMELKAQITAIIDKSKEMVKAETESGEVGPLVTEADIQHIVSSWTGIPVEKVSSDESDRLLKMEETLHQRIIGQDEAVKAISRAIRRARVGLKNPNRPIASFIFSGPTGVGKSELAKALASYYFGSEEAMIRLDMSEFMERHTVSKLIGSPPGYVGYTEGGQLTEAVRRRPYTVVLFDEIEKAHPDVFNMMLQILEDGRLTDSKGRTVDFKNTLLIMTSNVGSSVIEKGGRKIGFDLDYDEKDTSYNRIKSLVTEELKQYFRPEFLNRLDEMIVFRQLTKLEVKEIADIMLKEVFDRLKAKEIDLQVTERFRDRVVDEGYNPSYGARPLRRAIMRLLEDSLAEKMLAGEVKEGDSAIVDVDSEGKVIVLNSGSGVPEPLTPALST